One Oceanicoccus sagamiensis genomic region harbors:
- a CDS encoding YbeD family protein — MGRQSPTFKEVVLEVMRKHAGDIKDSQIKDRASGKGTFVSITVTITATGKPQLDAIFEDLKATGVVQMVL; from the coding sequence ATGGGGCGTCAATCGCCCACCTTTAAAGAGGTGGTACTAGAGGTGATGCGTAAGCACGCCGGTGATATTAAGGATTCGCAAATTAAAGACCGCGCCAGTGGCAAAGGGACGTTTGTTTCTATTACCGTTACCATTACCGCCACCGGCAAACCCCAGCTCGATGCTATCTTTGAAGACTTAAAAGCCACCGGCGTTGTGCAGATGGTCCTGTAG
- the mltB gene encoding lytic murein transglycosylase B, whose product MDAVVKNCSSKTLILFVAYLVACLSASFTLASDYRDHPQAKAFVDKMVTEHGFERAYVQQLIDGAVRKQSILDAISRPAEKTKTWGQYRKIFVTKTRTSQGKEFMQKHASTLARAEREFGVPAQLISAIIGVETRYGRNTGSYRVLDSLATLGFDYPKRGKFFTKELEEYLLLVREQKFDPEVIKGSYAGAMGYGQFISSSYRHYAIDFDGDGVADIINNPVDAIGSVANYFKAHGWQPDQPVTYTATVTADHNADIANQKLKPKFTVAQLQAEGYQSSVAIDGEQMATAMRLEGDEGIEYWLGLKNFYVITRYNHSKLYAMAVYQLSEELQ is encoded by the coding sequence ATGGATGCTGTTGTGAAAAACTGTTCAAGTAAAACCCTGATACTGTTTGTAGCCTATCTGGTTGCCTGTCTCTCTGCCTCCTTCACGTTGGCTTCTGATTACCGCGACCATCCTCAGGCCAAAGCCTTTGTCGATAAGATGGTTACCGAGCACGGTTTTGAGCGCGCCTATGTGCAGCAATTAATCGATGGTGCTGTGCGCAAGCAGTCGATTCTTGATGCCATTTCCCGGCCCGCAGAAAAAACCAAAACCTGGGGGCAGTACCGCAAAATTTTTGTGACAAAAACCCGCACTAGTCAGGGTAAAGAATTTATGCAAAAGCATGCCAGTACCCTGGCCCGTGCCGAGCGGGAATTTGGTGTGCCAGCACAATTGATTAGTGCCATTATTGGTGTAGAAACCCGTTACGGTCGCAATACCGGTAGTTATAGAGTGCTGGATTCATTGGCAACGCTGGGTTTTGATTATCCGAAAAGGGGCAAGTTTTTTACCAAGGAGCTGGAAGAATATTTGCTGTTGGTCAGAGAGCAGAAATTTGACCCTGAAGTTATCAAAGGCTCCTATGCCGGTGCGATGGGTTATGGGCAGTTTATTTCCAGCAGCTATCGTCACTATGCCATTGATTTCGATGGTGATGGTGTGGCTGATATTATTAATAACCCGGTGGATGCGATTGGCAGTGTGGCCAATTACTTTAAAGCCCACGGTTGGCAGCCCGATCAACCAGTGACCTATACCGCCACCGTGACAGCTGATCACAATGCGGATATTGCCAATCAAAAGCTAAAACCCAAGTTTACTGTTGCCCAGCTTCAGGCCGAGGGCTATCAGTCATCTGTTGCAATTGATGGCGAGCAGATGGCCACCGCCATGCGTCTTGAAGGCGATGAGGGTATTGAGTATTGGCTGGGGCTGAAGAATTTTTATGTGATCACTCGCTATAACCACAGTAAGCTGTACGCGATGGCGGTTTATCAGCTAAGTGAAGAATTACAGTAA
- a CDS encoding CNNM domain-containing protein: MWLLISYVLIALGFSFLCSIAEAVLLSVSNAHIALLEQQKKKAGPLLKKMKEDINKPLAAILTLNTIAHTIGAAGAGAQAVVVFGNAYVAVASAVLTLLILVFSEIIPKTLGAHYWRQLAPVTAYVLKYLVIVLYPFVKLSESLMGGFTHGPTLAGFSRQEFAAMADLSSQEGQIGEQESRILKNIFLLRATAVTAVMTPRTVVLSLSDAITVEEFFHKYDHVPFSRIPIYQGDQENITGFVFRSDLLLAKARGNDVKRLADYRRDLTAIPETTTLSAAFNDFLELRVHMLLVVDEYGGVEGIVTLEDILETLLGLEIVDEKDKTVDMQEEARKLWKQRAQQMEQKKSEQ; this comes from the coding sequence ATGTGGTTACTGATTAGCTATGTCTTGATAGCACTGGGTTTTTCTTTTCTTTGCTCTATTGCTGAAGCGGTGCTGCTCAGTGTGAGTAATGCGCATATAGCCCTGTTGGAGCAGCAGAAGAAGAAAGCCGGCCCTCTGCTTAAGAAGATGAAAGAGGATATCAATAAGCCCTTGGCGGCTATTCTCACGTTAAATACCATTGCCCATACCATTGGTGCTGCCGGAGCGGGGGCTCAGGCTGTTGTCGTTTTCGGCAATGCCTATGTGGCGGTTGCTTCCGCAGTGCTGACTTTATTGATTTTAGTCTTCTCTGAAATTATCCCTAAAACTCTGGGTGCCCATTATTGGCGGCAGCTGGCTCCGGTAACGGCCTATGTGCTTAAGTACCTGGTTATTGTGCTTTATCCCTTTGTAAAATTGTCAGAATCGCTGATGGGCGGGTTTACCCACGGCCCCACCTTGGCCGGTTTTAGTCGACAAGAGTTTGCCGCGATGGCGGATTTAAGTAGTCAGGAAGGGCAGATTGGAGAGCAGGAATCACGCATTCTGAAAAATATCTTTTTATTACGAGCCACGGCGGTTACTGCGGTAATGACGCCTCGTACCGTGGTGTTGTCCTTGTCGGATGCCATCACAGTAGAAGAGTTTTTTCATAAATATGACCATGTGCCTTTTTCCCGAATTCCCATCTATCAGGGGGATCAGGAGAATATTACCGGTTTTGTCTTTCGCAGTGATTTACTGTTAGCCAAAGCCAGGGGCAATGATGTTAAGCGCTTGGCGGATTACCGACGGGATTTAACGGCAATCCCGGAAACCACAACGCTGTCGGCGGCCTTTAACGATTTTCTTGAGCTGCGTGTGCATATGTTGCTGGTGGTGGATGAGTATGGTGGTGTTGAAGGGATTGTTACGCTTGAAGATATTCTGGAAACCTTGCTGGGCTTAGAGATCGTCGATGAAAAGGATAAAACGGTCGATATGCAGGAGGAGGCTCGTAAGCTATGGAAGCAACGGGCACAGCAAATGGAGCAAAAAAAGTCGGAGCAATAA
- the rodA gene encoding rod shape-determining protein RodA — protein sequence MSQDFVRQMPDRSSDLARRTGFWQRVHIDPLLLMLLLTLTAFGLLVLYGAAGQSSGTMIRQGRFLIIGYIGMLVVAQLDVERIKRLAPLAYLVGIALLIAVPLVGVGAKGAQRWLSLGGFRFQPSELMKLVVPMAVAWYFAGRALPPRLKHIVASLIMIAVPTLLIARQPDLGTSILIAASGLFALFLAGIGWRFIFGAAGLLLVSAYPMWQFVLRDYQKTRILTLLNPESDKLGAGWNIIQSKTAIGSGGWDGKGWLNGTQSQLNFLPESHTDFIIAVLAEEWGLRGVIALMLIYLAIIIRGLWIGMNAQHSFGRLLAGSITLTFFVYVFVNMGMVSGLLPVVGVPLPLVSQGGTSLVTLLAGFGLLMAISTEKRMMEQ from the coding sequence ATGAGCCAGGATTTTGTCAGGCAAATGCCAGATCGCTCTTCCGACCTTGCCCGCAGAACCGGGTTTTGGCAGCGGGTCCATATCGACCCCTTATTACTGATGCTATTGCTGACCTTAACCGCCTTTGGGCTGCTGGTATTATACGGTGCCGCCGGTCAGAGCAGCGGCACGATGATACGCCAGGGTCGCTTTTTGATTATCGGCTATATCGGTATGTTAGTGGTGGCACAGTTAGATGTTGAACGGATAAAGCGTCTGGCTCCGCTGGCCTATTTAGTGGGTATAGCACTGTTGATTGCGGTGCCATTAGTGGGGGTAGGCGCAAAAGGCGCCCAGCGCTGGTTAAGTTTGGGTGGGTTTCGCTTTCAGCCCTCCGAGTTAATGAAGTTGGTCGTGCCCATGGCTGTTGCCTGGTATTTTGCAGGCAGGGCCTTACCCCCGCGGCTTAAACATATTGTTGCCAGCTTAATTATGATTGCTGTGCCGACCTTATTAATTGCCAGACAGCCCGATTTGGGCACCTCTATTTTAATTGCGGCCTCGGGTTTGTTCGCGTTATTTCTGGCGGGGATAGGCTGGCGTTTTATCTTTGGTGCCGCTGGCCTGTTATTGGTGTCTGCCTACCCGATGTGGCAATTTGTCTTACGGGATTATCAAAAAACGCGCATTCTCACCTTGCTCAATCCCGAGAGTGATAAGTTAGGTGCTGGCTGGAATATTATTCAGTCAAAAACCGCGATCGGTTCCGGTGGTTGGGACGGCAAGGGCTGGCTTAACGGTACCCAGTCGCAATTAAACTTCCTGCCGGAGAGCCATACCGATTTTATTATTGCGGTGCTGGCAGAGGAATGGGGGCTGCGCGGTGTTATAGCGCTGATGTTGATTTACCTGGCGATTATTATTCGCGGTTTATGGATCGGGATGAATGCCCAGCATAGCTTTGGCCGCTTATTGGCCGGTAGTATTACTTTAACCTTTTTTGTGTATGTTTTTGTGAATATGGGCATGGTGTCCGGTTTACTGCCTGTCGTTGGTGTACCCTTGCCACTGGTTAGTCAGGGGGGAACATCGCTGGTTACCTTGTTAGCGGGCTTTGGTTTGTTAATGGCCATTAGCACTGAGAAGCGCATGATGGAGCAATAG
- the lipA gene encoding lipoyl synthase, which produces MSDTPVPAKPRPKKVVQGEKLRGADKVARIPVKVIPTVELPKKPDWIRVKMPISPEVTRIKSLLRKHKLASVCEEAQCPNLGECFSGGTATFMIMGEICTRRCPFCDVAHGRPNALDENEPTELAIAIADMALKYVVVTSVDRDDLKDGGAQHFADCIRETRARTPEIKIEVLVPDFRGRMDIALDILADEAPDVFNHNLESVPGLYKKIRPGSDYQWSLDLLKKYKERRPDVLTKSGLMLGLGETREELIQVMHDMRAHDIDMITLGQYLQPSRDHLAVERFVTPEEFDEFGRIAEELGFKSVASGPLVRSSYHADKQVDLSLLK; this is translated from the coding sequence ATGAGCGATACCCCAGTTCCAGCCAAGCCTCGGCCCAAGAAGGTTGTCCAGGGCGAAAAACTTCGCGGCGCCGACAAAGTAGCCCGCATTCCGGTTAAAGTTATCCCGACAGTTGAGCTGCCTAAAAAGCCCGACTGGATCCGCGTAAAAATGCCGATCAGCCCGGAAGTCACCCGTATCAAAAGCTTGCTCCGTAAACATAAGCTGGCTTCGGTCTGTGAAGAGGCTCAGTGCCCCAACCTTGGCGAATGCTTTAGCGGCGGCACCGCCACCTTTATGATTATGGGGGAAATCTGCACCCGTCGCTGCCCCTTCTGTGATGTTGCTCACGGCCGTCCCAATGCTTTGGATGAAAATGAGCCCACAGAACTGGCTATCGCCATTGCCGATATGGCATTGAAATATGTGGTAGTTACCTCCGTTGACCGCGATGATTTAAAAGATGGTGGTGCCCAGCATTTTGCTGACTGTATTCGTGAAACCCGCGCCCGTACTCCGGAGATTAAAATCGAGGTACTGGTTCCTGACTTCCGTGGCCGGATGGATATTGCGTTGGATATATTGGCCGATGAAGCGCCCGATGTGTTTAACCATAATCTGGAGTCGGTCCCTGGTCTCTATAAAAAAATCCGCCCCGGTTCTGATTACCAATGGTCCTTGGATTTACTGAAAAAATATAAAGAGCGCCGCCCGGATGTATTAACCAAATCCGGTTTGATGTTAGGTTTGGGTGAAACGCGTGAAGAGTTAATTCAAGTGATGCATGATATGCGTGCCCACGATATCGATATGATTACCTTGGGCCAGTATCTGCAACCCAGCCGTGATCACTTGGCGGTAGAGCGTTTTGTCACTCCCGAAGAGTTTGATGAATTTGGCCGCATTGCCGAAGAGTTGGGTTTTAAATCGGTGGCCAGTGGGCCGTTAGTGCGTTCGTCTTATCATGCGGATAAGCAGGTTGATTTAAGTTTACTGAAATAA
- a CDS encoding PhnD/SsuA/transferrin family substrate-binding protein, translating into MMLRLLTTLFFALAAIHTAQASDTFIITDQTFLPGNVGLSILNSHRMMLEREMNTPVKIYSKSNGCQLLQSAKQQHSDILVITPQLVPTVTQQYGYLPLLKVDQKLTINLVSKKNKPIKSLSDLRGKTFATMTPGLTITSIANNAIDSIPGLRAEIEFIPIERTKSILAMINNDVDVIAMTALLYNELSPQFKDELHYFPIESEFPISVLVFHNQSDRKKVSRYRDIIANMKPLSDTLVTFSALTEQDINGISRILKDKKWDDINSGCNI; encoded by the coding sequence ATGATGCTACGTCTGCTAACAACACTATTCTTTGCACTGGCCGCTATCCATACCGCACAGGCCAGCGATACTTTTATTATTACCGATCAAACCTTTCTGCCTGGCAATGTCGGCTTATCTATCTTAAACAGCCATAGAATGATGCTGGAAAGAGAAATGAATACGCCCGTAAAAATCTACAGCAAAAGTAATGGCTGCCAACTACTACAAAGCGCCAAACAACAACACAGTGATATTCTGGTAATCACGCCACAACTGGTGCCAACGGTCACCCAGCAATACGGCTATTTGCCGCTGCTAAAAGTTGACCAAAAACTAACGATCAATCTGGTTTCAAAAAAAAATAAGCCGATCAAATCACTCAGTGACCTGAGAGGAAAAACCTTTGCCACCATGACACCCGGACTCACCATTACCAGTATCGCTAATAACGCTATTGATAGTATTCCCGGACTGAGAGCAGAGATTGAATTTATTCCTATTGAACGCACCAAATCCATTTTGGCAATGATCAATAATGATGTCGATGTGATTGCCATGACGGCCTTGTTATATAACGAGCTCTCACCTCAATTTAAAGACGAGCTACATTACTTTCCTATTGAATCAGAATTCCCTATCTCGGTGTTAGTATTCCACAACCAATCAGACCGTAAAAAAGTCAGTCGCTACCGGGATATTATTGCCAATATGAAACCGCTTTCGGATACGCTGGTGACGTTTTCAGCGCTCACCGAGCAAGATATAAACGGGATTAGCCGCATATTAAAGGATAAGAAATGGGATGATATCAACTCTGGCTGCAATATCTAA
- a CDS encoding D-alanyl-D-alanine carboxypeptidase family protein, which produces MRNYFVVLFSLLAMSLVSAAPAIIPSPPKIAASGYILIDADSGKVITANNADERLPPASLTKLMTSYVLSVELEEGNVSNDDLVTISKNAWAQNPVFAGSSLMWIEVGKQVSLHDLHLGVVISSGNDSSVAVAEHLAGSESAFADVMNQHAQVLGMKDSNFVNSHGLPDSEHYMTARDLATLSKAILKYPKEYALYSEPDFTYNNIRQTNRNRLLWKDDSVDGLKTGYTKEAGYCLVASAKRNGMRLISVVMGAKSQSGRETETQKLLAYGFRYYETHQLYTVGDELTDAKVWAGAEDSINLGVERDIHLTIPRGKHKDIKAVMNLNEVIKAPVTKGKEYGELVVTLDGEELLREPLLALQSVEQGGLFKRLWDAIVLFFTSLIS; this is translated from the coding sequence ATGCGTAATTACTTTGTTGTTTTGTTTTCCCTGCTAGCCATGTCTTTGGTCAGCGCAGCCCCCGCTATTATCCCCTCACCCCCCAAGATTGCCGCCAGCGGTTATATTTTGATCGATGCGGATAGCGGCAAGGTGATTACAGCCAATAATGCCGATGAGCGCTTACCCCCCGCCAGCCTGACCAAGCTGATGACCAGCTATGTGCTGTCGGTAGAGTTGGAAGAGGGTAATGTGTCCAATGATGATTTGGTGACTATCAGCAAAAATGCCTGGGCACAAAACCCGGTCTTCGCCGGTTCTTCGTTAATGTGGATCGAAGTGGGCAAGCAGGTCAGCCTGCACGATCTGCATTTGGGGGTGGTGATTTCTTCTGGCAACGATTCCAGTGTTGCCGTGGCGGAGCACTTGGCAGGTAGTGAAAGCGCCTTTGCTGATGTCATGAACCAGCATGCTCAAGTACTGGGGATGAAAGATTCTAACTTTGTGAATTCCCACGGTTTGCCAGACTCTGAGCACTATATGACAGCCCGTGATTTGGCGACCCTGTCCAAAGCCATTTTAAAATATCCCAAAGAGTATGCGCTGTATAGCGAACCGGATTTTACCTATAACAACATTCGTCAAACCAACCGCAACCGCTTATTGTGGAAGGACGATAGTGTTGATGGCCTTAAAACCGGCTATACCAAAGAAGCGGGTTACTGTTTGGTCGCCTCGGCCAAGAGAAACGGTATGCGCTTAATCTCTGTGGTAATGGGGGCGAAAAGCCAGTCGGGTCGTGAAACCGAAACCCAGAAATTATTGGCCTATGGCTTCCGTTATTATGAAACCCACCAGCTTTACACGGTCGGTGATGAGTTGACCGATGCCAAGGTCTGGGCTGGTGCAGAAGATAGTATCAACTTAGGTGTAGAGCGTGATATTCACCTCACTATCCCCAGAGGCAAGCATAAAGATATCAAGGCAGTAATGAACCTGAATGAAGTGATCAAGGCGCCGGTCACCAAGGGTAAAGAATATGGTGAGTTAGTAGTTACTCTGGATGGTGAAGAGCTATTACGTGAGCCTCTATTGGCACTTCAGTCAGTCGAGCAGGGCGGTTTATTTAAACGCTTGTGGGATGCCATTGTCTTATTTTTTACTTCGCTAATCAGTTAA
- a CDS encoding septal ring lytic transglycosylase RlpA family protein: MTKEYRAAPLNYRLLQYLLLPLLLASCNTTTGLFEEKDSAPEQTVDPATIKDAVPREDFITRAGNKNPYTVLGKTYHLLPTSKGYKEEGVASWYGTKFHGRPTANGEPYSLYGMTAAHRTLPIPAYVKVTNMANNQTAIVRVNDRGPFHSERIIDLSYAAAVKLGYAEQGTARVLIEVIDPKSHDSAVAESENTQSYILQVGAFKSLQAAAKLRAELILGTHQAVTIPVAKPGGYYRVQLGPLNSMDEVKQVSEQLLEFNISQPRIIAQ, from the coding sequence ATGACGAAAGAGTACAGAGCTGCACCCTTGAATTACCGTCTATTACAATACCTGTTACTACCTTTGCTATTAGCAAGCTGCAATACCACTACGGGGCTGTTTGAAGAAAAAGACAGTGCCCCTGAGCAAACGGTTGACCCTGCAACGATTAAAGATGCTGTCCCCCGTGAAGACTTTATTACTCGGGCAGGCAATAAAAACCCCTATACCGTTTTGGGTAAAACCTACCACCTGTTACCCACCAGCAAGGGCTATAAAGAGGAGGGCGTGGCCTCATGGTATGGTACCAAGTTTCACGGCCGACCAACCGCCAATGGCGAACCCTATAGCCTTTATGGCATGACCGCTGCCCACCGCACCCTGCCGATTCCTGCCTATGTCAAAGTGACTAATATGGCGAATAACCAAACCGCAATAGTGCGGGTCAATGATCGCGGGCCTTTCCACTCGGAGCGGATAATCGATTTATCCTATGCGGCTGCCGTTAAGCTGGGCTATGCGGAGCAGGGTACAGCCAGGGTGCTGATTGAAGTGATAGACCCCAAAAGCCATGATTCGGCAGTGGCTGAATCTGAAAATACCCAGAGCTATATCCTGCAAGTTGGTGCTTTTAAGAGCCTGCAAGCGGCTGCCAAATTACGGGCAGAGTTAATATTAGGCACCCATCAAGCGGTCACTATTCCCGTTGCTAAACCGGGAGGCTATTATCGCGTGCAGCTGGGTCCATTGAACTCTATGGACGAAGTTAAACAGGTTAGCGAGCAGTTATTAGAGTTTAATATCAGCCAGCCGCGAATTATCGCTCAATAA
- the lipB gene encoding lipoyl(octanoyl) transferase LipB — protein sequence MLIVRDLGLADYEPVWQAMQHFTDTRDPDTPDEIWCLEHPAVFTQGQAGKAEHLLAPGNIPVIQVDRGGQVTYHGPGQLVAYLLIDLRRKDMGVRNLVTAIEAAIVKVLAHYQIKAAPRADAPGVYIQTPDGEAGAKIAQLGLRVRKGCSFHGLSINRDMDIEPFQRINPCGYAGMAVSSMHLETPNPPSYSALSTQLIEQLASDLGYTERQQISDGQLPG from the coding sequence ATGCTGATTGTCCGCGATCTGGGTTTGGCTGACTACGAGCCGGTATGGCAGGCTATGCAGCACTTTACCGATACGCGCGACCCTGATACCCCCGATGAAATCTGGTGTTTAGAACACCCCGCAGTCTTTACCCAGGGTCAGGCCGGCAAGGCTGAGCACTTATTAGCGCCGGGTAATATCCCCGTTATTCAAGTGGACCGAGGTGGTCAGGTAACCTACCACGGCCCCGGACAGTTAGTGGCCTACTTACTGATTGATTTGCGCAGAAAAGATATGGGGGTGAGAAATCTGGTCACTGCCATTGAAGCTGCCATTGTAAAGGTATTGGCTCACTACCAGATTAAGGCTGCCCCCAGAGCCGATGCCCCGGGAGTCTATATCCAGACCCCGGATGGCGAGGCGGGTGCCAAGATTGCGCAACTGGGTTTAAGGGTTCGCAAGGGCTGTAGCTTCCATGGTCTTAGCATCAATCGGGATATGGATATAGAGCCCTTTCAGCGCATCAACCCCTGCGGTTATGCCGGTATGGCGGTGAGCAGTATGCACCTCGAAACCCCCAACCCTCCTTCCTATTCGGCATTATCTACGCAATTGATCGAGCAACTGGCTAGTGATCTCGGGTATACTGAGCGCCAGCAGATTAGCGATGGCCAGTTACCCGGCTAA
- the mrdA gene encoding penicillin-binding protein 2 — MAEQVALKDPYTEKRIYGARTIFAALVVFALLSLLMARYFSLQITQHETYRTQSDRNRVQLQPVPPKRGLIYDRNGVLLAENRASYSLTIIKEQVEDLDQTIGLLQDLINIDDDHIKKYRRLVSRSRPYSSVPLKLKLSPEEIAIISVNRYRLPGVDVDAQLARHYPQGELFAHVLGYVGRINEAEQLQIDEVNYSGTNEIGKIGLEKYYEDILHGKVGYQNVETNARGRVLRVLERTNPEPGADLTLHLDAHVQKVAHEALGDERGAVVAIDPRTGGIIAMASTPSFDANLFVGGISTKDYSRLRDSIDLPLFNRALQGQYPPASTVKPHYGLAGLHYGVITPQSKVRDPGWYKLPNDDRMYRDWTWQKKKRGHGTFVDLEQSIVESCDTYFYDLAYNMGIDRMHDFMAPFGFGSKTGVDNTNERSGLLPSKDWKRIYKRSTWYHGETLSVGIGQGYLLATPMQLAASMVAMANRGKHFAPRFLKRLGDEEITAPELPMIEVEAEHWEAVTHAMEEVVHGRKGTANRINRGLKYRIAGKTGSAQIIGIGQDEVYDEEQVAKRKKDHGLFVAFAPVKDPKIVVAIIVENGVHGSWVSPIARKVFDAYLLDQGMLEENTDAGLIAQAAAESATE; from the coding sequence ATGGCAGAGCAAGTCGCCTTAAAAGACCCCTATACCGAGAAGCGTATTTACGGTGCGCGGACGATATTTGCGGCGCTGGTGGTTTTTGCCCTGCTGTCTTTGTTAATGGCCCGCTACTTTAGCCTGCAAATTACCCAGCATGAAACCTACCGCACCCAGTCTGACCGCAACCGAGTGCAATTACAGCCCGTGCCACCCAAGCGCGGGCTAATCTATGATCGCAATGGTGTACTGTTAGCGGAAAACCGTGCCAGCTATAGCTTAACGATTATTAAAGAACAGGTGGAAGACCTCGACCAAACCATTGGTCTGTTGCAAGACTTGATTAATATTGATGACGACCATATCAAGAAGTACCGCCGTCTGGTCAGCCGCAGCCGTCCTTATTCTTCCGTGCCCTTAAAGCTAAAACTATCTCCTGAAGAAATTGCGATTATTTCCGTCAACCGCTATCGCCTGCCGGGGGTGGATGTTGATGCGCAATTGGCGCGTCATTATCCCCAGGGTGAATTATTTGCTCATGTGCTGGGTTATGTGGGACGTATCAACGAAGCGGAACAGTTGCAGATTGACGAGGTTAACTACTCTGGCACCAATGAGATTGGCAAAATTGGGCTGGAAAAGTATTACGAAGATATTTTGCACGGCAAGGTGGGTTACCAAAATGTGGAAACCAATGCCCGTGGCCGGGTATTGCGGGTGTTAGAGCGCACCAACCCTGAACCGGGAGCTGACCTTACCCTGCATCTGGATGCCCATGTGCAAAAAGTGGCCCACGAGGCATTGGGTGATGAGCGCGGCGCTGTCGTGGCGATTGACCCAAGAACCGGTGGCATTATTGCTATGGCCAGCACCCCGAGTTTTGATGCCAATTTATTTGTTGGGGGCATCAGTACCAAAGACTATAGTCGCCTGCGCGACTCCATCGATCTGCCGTTATTTAATCGTGCTTTGCAGGGGCAATATCCACCAGCATCTACCGTTAAGCCTCACTACGGTTTGGCTGGCTTGCACTACGGAGTGATAACCCCGCAAAGTAAAGTGCGGGACCCCGGTTGGTATAAATTGCCCAATGATGACCGTATGTACCGCGACTGGACCTGGCAAAAGAAAAAACGGGGCCATGGGACCTTTGTTGATTTGGAGCAGTCGATTGTCGAATCCTGCGACACCTACTTTTACGACCTTGCCTATAATATGGGCATTGACCGTATGCATGATTTTATGGCGCCGTTTGGTTTCGGCAGCAAAACCGGCGTCGATAATACCAATGAGCGTAGCGGCTTGTTGCCCTCAAAAGACTGGAAGCGCATTTATAAGCGCTCGACCTGGTACCACGGTGAAACCTTAAGTGTGGGCATTGGTCAGGGTTATTTATTAGCAACACCGATGCAATTGGCTGCGTCGATGGTGGCCATGGCCAATCGGGGTAAACACTTCGCCCCTCGCTTCCTTAAGCGCTTGGGGGATGAAGAGATCACCGCCCCTGAATTACCGATGATTGAGGTTGAAGCTGAGCATTGGGAGGCCGTCACCCATGCGATGGAAGAAGTGGTTCACGGTAGAAAGGGCACGGCTAATCGTATTAATCGCGGTTTGAAATATCGCATTGCCGGTAAAACCGGTAGCGCCCAGATTATCGGTATTGGCCAGGATGAAGTTTACGATGAAGAGCAAGTGGCCAAACGAAAAAAGGACCACGGTTTATTTGTGGCTTTTGCGCCGGTTAAAGACCCTAAGATTGTGGTCGCCATTATTGTAGAAAACGGCGTCCATGGTTCCTGGGTGTCGCCTATCGCGCGCAAAGTGTTTGATGCCTATTTATTGGATCAGGGTATGTTGGAAGAAAATACTGATGCCGGGTTGATTGCCCAGGCCGCCGCAGAGAGTGCTACAGAATGA